Proteins from a genomic interval of Polaribacter sejongensis:
- a CDS encoding DUF4625 domain-containing protein, producing MKTNFKFLAVIAFIGFTLHSCSSDETLDLNAPIISGFEYGKGSEHTTDQVAYKGSDIHLEAEINAEAIVSSITLSIHAHDLVLGEDEVQWEFEQVFTDTKYLVINPTFHEHIDVPSNIPAGEYHVELTVTDELGNSTEVDGHIQILEPITLSEVSIDETVARGSDFHAEFLIDAVNGIHSVSVDAHAHGLIVADGEVEWDFEQEFLEKYHEETSIEFHEHIDVPATAPVGEYHIIFTVEDEDGNTKEYETHIDVTA from the coding sequence ATGAAAACAAATTTTAAATTTTTAGCAGTAATCGCTTTTATCGGATTTACACTACATTCTTGTAGTAGTGATGAAACCTTGGACTTAAATGCTCCAATAATATCAGGTTTTGAGTACGGAAAAGGGAGTGAGCATACTACAGATCAAGTAGCTTATAAAGGATCGGATATTCATTTAGAAGCAGAAATTAATGCAGAAGCTATTGTAAGTAGTATTACGCTTTCTATCCATGCTCATGATTTGGTTTTAGGAGAGGATGAGGTTCAATGGGAGTTTGAGCAAGTATTTACGGATACAAAGTACTTGGTAATTAATCCAACTTTTCATGAACATATAGATGTTCCTTCAAATATTCCTGCAGGAGAATATCATGTAGAGTTAACAGTTACAGATGAGTTAGGGAATAGTACAGAAGTAGATGGGCACATACAAATTTTAGAACCTATTACATTAAGTGAGGTTTCTATAGATGAAACGGTTGCTAGAGGTAGTGATTTTCATGCAGAATTTTTAATAGATGCTGTAAATGGTATTCACAGTGTTTCTGTTGATGCACATGCTCATGGACTTATTGTTGCTGATGGAGAGGTAGAATGGGATTTTGAACAAGAGTTTTTAGAGAAGTACCATGAAGAAACTTCTATTGAGTTTCATGAGCATATAGATGTTCCTGCAACTGCCCCAGTTGGTGAGTATCATATCATTTTTACAGTAGAAGATGAAGATGGAAATACGAAAGAATATGAAACACATATTGACGTTACGGCTTAA
- a CDS encoding DUF4625 domain-containing protein — MKFTLKYICFLSFIICIAACSEDNSIDKDLDKPTITINYNEGFPQGCTELSRGETYSFRAQVTDNKELASYSIDIHHNFDHHTHDDQGVQCDLEAIKTSVNPLIFMENYSVEDGVMTHEINISITIPNDIDTGDYHCAYSVTDVTGWQSRTSVDIKII; from the coding sequence ATGAAATTTACACTAAAATATATTTGTTTTTTATCATTTATAATATGCATTGCTGCATGTTCAGAAGATAATAGCATTGATAAGGATTTAGATAAACCAACAATTACTATTAATTATAATGAAGGGTTTCCTCAGGGCTGTACTGAACTCTCAAGAGGGGAAACTTATAGTTTTAGAGCTCAGGTTACAGATAATAAAGAATTAGCTTCTTACAGTATTGATATTCACCATAATTTTGACCACCATACACATGACGATCAGGGAGTACAATGTGATTTAGAGGCTATAAAAACATCTGTAAATCCATTAATATTTATGGAAAACTATTCGGTCGAAGACGGAGTAATGACTCATGAAATTAATATTTCAATTACAATTCCTAATGATATAGATACGGGAGATTATCACTGTGCGTATTCTGTAACAGATGTAACAGGTTGGCAAAGTAGAACTTCTGTAGATATAAAGATTATTTAA
- a CDS encoding DUF2007 domain-containing protein, with protein sequence MSEDYTKVFTDNSILVNRLKHLLDEANIESKIIDRVESGRLAGFGVPTNSVELFVLNNDLEKAQSIVDLFKTEINS encoded by the coding sequence ATGTCAGAAGATTATACAAAAGTATTTACTGATAATTCTATATTAGTAAACAGATTAAAACACTTACTAGACGAAGCAAATATCGAATCTAAAATCATTGATCGTGTGGAGTCTGGAAGATTGGCTGGTTTTGGAGTACCTACAAACTCCGTAGAATTATTTGTACTAAATAACGACCTAGAAAAAGCGCAATCTATTGTCGATTTATTTAAAACTGAAATAAATTCATAA
- a CDS encoding SsrA-binding protein: MKKQVFKTLAKINKLILPSFTKKGLDISKASKLQLAIIGWRAFITKNSLT, from the coding sequence ATGAAAAAACAAGTTTTTAAAACACTTGCAAAGATTAATAAATTAATTTTACCTTCCTTTACAAAAAAAGGATTGGATATTTCTAAAGCATCTAAACTTCAATTAGCTATTATTGGATGGAGAGCTTTTATAACTAAAAATTCATTAACCTAA
- a CDS encoding calcium/sodium antiporter — protein MSIFYVIIGLILLVVGGEFLVRSSIGLSFKLSISKMVIGMTVVSFATSAPELLVSLQAALDGSPAIALNNVIGSNIANIGLVLGITALIGPIAVSKDFYKLNWPVMMLFSLVLYYFLWNDSVLTQLEGVILLVGLAVFLFVLIRSARKEDVDVEEVDDALASIGYGKIFGWLLIGGVALYFGSEFLVNGAKDIAQNMGISEGVISITMIAIGTSVPELAASVIAAMKGEKAISLGNLIGSNIFNIASVLGLTAIIKEIPVTEAQILSRDIFWMLGFAAALLLLVFLPKKFILNRFKGVFLFLGYVLFIYLVL, from the coding sequence ATGAGTATTTTTTATGTTATTATTGGATTAATCTTATTAGTTGTTGGTGGTGAGTTCTTGGTAAGATCGTCTATCGGTTTATCTTTTAAGTTGAGTATATCTAAAATGGTAATTGGTATGACGGTGGTTTCTTTTGCTACTTCTGCACCAGAATTATTAGTTAGTTTACAAGCTGCCTTAGATGGATCGCCAGCTATTGCCTTAAACAATGTTATAGGTTCTAATATTGCTAATATTGGGTTGGTTTTAGGTATCACAGCTTTAATTGGTCCTATTGCGGTTAGTAAAGACTTTTATAAGCTTAATTGGCCTGTAATGATGCTTTTCTCTTTAGTTTTGTATTACTTTTTATGGAACGACAGTGTTTTAACACAGTTAGAAGGTGTTATTCTTTTAGTTGGGTTGGCTGTTTTTCTATTTGTATTGATAAGAAGTGCAAGAAAAGAAGATGTGGATGTAGAAGAGGTAGATGATGCTTTGGCTTCTATAGGTTATGGTAAAATATTTGGATGGTTATTAATAGGAGGTGTTGCGCTTTATTTTGGATCGGAATTTTTAGTGAACGGTGCAAAAGATATTGCTCAGAATATGGGGATTAGTGAAGGTGTTATTTCTATTACAATGATTGCTATTGGAACTAGTGTGCCTGAGTTAGCTGCTTCTGTTATTGCCGCTATGAAGGGTGAGAAAGCAATTTCTTTGGGGAACCTAATTGGTTCTAATATTTTTAATATAGCTTCTGTATTAGGTTTAACAGCTATTATTAAAGAAATACCTGTTACAGAAGCCCAGATTTTATCTAGAGATATTTTTTGGATGTTAGGGTTTGCTGCTGCTTTATTATTGTTAGTGTTTTTACCTAAGAAGTTTATTTTAAATAGGTTTAAGGGTGTCTTTTTATTTTTAGGGTATGTATTGTTTATTTATTTAGTTCTTTAA
- a CDS encoding SelT/SelW/SelH family protein, translated as MENTIKIEYCTQCGWLLRASWMSQELLTTFTEEITELTLKPGTGGIFNITANNQLVWSRKEENGFPEITELKRRIRDVIAPERNLGHIDRKKTPTN; from the coding sequence ATGGAAAACACTATAAAAATAGAATACTGCACACAATGCGGTTGGCTATTACGCGCCTCTTGGATGAGTCAAGAACTATTAACCACTTTTACCGAAGAAATTACAGAGCTGACCTTAAAACCGGGTACCGGAGGTATTTTTAACATTACAGCAAACAACCAATTGGTTTGGTCTAGAAAAGAGGAAAATGGATTTCCAGAAATTACAGAATTAAAACGACGTATTAGAGATGTTATCGCTCCAGAAAGAAACCTAGGACATATCGACAGAAAAAAAACGCCAACAAATTAA
- a CDS encoding glutamine synthetase beta-grasp domain-containing protein, whose product MAKIKLEYIWLDGYYPTQNMRSKTKVEEHEDFKGTVEELGLWSFDGSSTKQASGGASDCILKPVAIYPDPNRINGYLVMNEVMNADGTPHESNARATIEDDDNDFWFGFEQEYFIMNTSTGLPLGFPRGGYPAPQGQYYCSVGGLYTHGRDIVEEHADLCIDAGLNFEGINQEVASGQWEYQLFAKGAKKAGDEIWISRYLLDRLTEGKGMYIEYHPKPLGDTDWNGSGMHANFSNSILRECGSKEKYIEICEAFRPVVKEHIEIYGEFNDQRLTGKHETAAITDFSWGVSDRGASIRIPIIVVEKGYKGWLEDRRPSSNADPYKVAARIIKTVKPVK is encoded by the coding sequence ATGGCAAAAATTAAATTAGAATACATTTGGTTAGATGGTTATTATCCAACTCAGAACATGAGAAGTAAAACCAAAGTTGAAGAGCATGAAGATTTTAAAGGAACAGTTGAAGAATTGGGACTTTGGTCTTTTGACGGTTCTTCTACAAAACAAGCTTCTGGAGGAGCATCTGACTGTATTTTAAAACCTGTTGCTATTTATCCAGATCCAAATCGTATTAACGGTTATTTGGTAATGAATGAAGTAATGAATGCAGACGGAACTCCACACGAATCTAATGCACGTGCTACTATTGAAGATGATGATAACGATTTCTGGTTCGGTTTTGAACAAGAATACTTTATTATGAATACAAGTACAGGATTGCCTTTAGGATTTCCAAGAGGTGGTTACCCTGCTCCACAAGGACAGTACTACTGTTCTGTAGGAGGTTTATATACACATGGTCGTGATATCGTTGAAGAGCATGCTGATTTATGTATTGATGCTGGTTTAAACTTTGAAGGAATTAACCAAGAGGTTGCTTCTGGACAATGGGAATACCAATTATTTGCAAAAGGAGCAAAGAAAGCAGGAGATGAAATCTGGATATCTAGATATTTATTAGATCGTTTAACTGAAGGAAAAGGAATGTACATTGAGTACCACCCAAAACCATTAGGAGATACTGATTGGAATGGTTCTGGAATGCACGCTAACTTCTCTAACTCTATCTTAAGAGAATGTGGTTCTAAAGAAAAATACATCGAAATTTGTGAAGCTTTCCGCCCAGTAGTAAAAGAACACATTGAAATTTATGGTGAGTTTAACGACCAACGTTTAACTGGTAAGCATGAAACTGCTGCAATTACTGACTTCTCTTGGGGAGTTTCAGATAGAGGTGCATCAATTCGTATTCCAATTATCGTTGTAGAAAAAGGATACAAAGGATGGTTAGAAGACCGTCGTCCATCTTCAAACGCAGATCCATATAAAGTAGCTGCTAGAATTATTAAAACTGTTAAACCAGTTAAATAA
- a CDS encoding glutamine synthetase III → MSRIRFNALQETLRRSPIKVVQNEKRSALFGRNVFNKYAMQQYLTRAAYESVMNAIDHGTKIDRKIADQVAVSMKDWAMSKGATHYTHWFQPLTGATAEKHDAFFESINGSLAMEKFDGEQLVQQEPDASSFPNGGIRNMFEARGYTAWDPTSPAFIYETTLCIPTIFVAYTGEALDNKTPLLRALQAIDTHATAVCKYFDKNANKVSATLGWEQEFFLIDEALVLARHDIQFTGRTLLGHSPAKGQQLDDHYFGTIPARAMSFMQDLEQECMLLGIPVKTRHNEVAPNQFEIAPIYEEANLAVDHNSLIMDVMQKISRRHHFKVLLHEKPFAGINGSGKHNNWSLSTGNGTNLLSPGKTPMKNLQFLTFFINTIKAVYKYEELLRASIASASNEYRLGANEAPPAIISVFIGSQLSAVLDELENVTKGKLSPQEKTDLKLNIIGKIPEILLDNTDRNRTSPFAFTGNKFEFRAVGSLANCAIPMTVLNTIVAKQLKEFKIEVDALIEEKDLKKDEAVFNILREYIKDSKAIRFDGDSYGEAWEKEAKKRGLTNYKTTPEALKAKVSEKTISLFEEMEVMSKVELEARYEIDLESYAKKVQIEGRVLADIARNQVVPTAIIYQNTLLENTKNLKEIFGDEYKNIAKEQIELVMLISKHITKINALVVKMEAEKVKANKHFGFKLAEQYSNKIKPFFVDIRYHCDQLETLVDDNLWPLAKYRELLFIN, encoded by the coding sequence ATGTCAAGGATTAGATTTAATGCATTGCAAGAAACACTACGTAGAAGTCCTATAAAAGTAGTTCAGAATGAAAAAAGATCAGCACTTTTTGGTCGGAATGTGTTTAATAAATACGCTATGCAACAGTATCTTACACGTGCTGCATACGAAAGTGTGATGAATGCAATTGATCATGGAACTAAAATTGATAGAAAAATTGCAGATCAGGTTGCGGTAAGTATGAAAGATTGGGCAATGTCTAAAGGGGCTACTCATTATACGCATTGGTTTCAGCCACTTACAGGTGCTACTGCAGAAAAACATGATGCTTTTTTTGAGTCTATAAATGGCAGTCTTGCAATGGAAAAATTTGATGGAGAACAATTGGTTCAGCAAGAGCCAGATGCATCTAGTTTTCCTAATGGAGGAATTAGAAATATGTTTGAAGCTCGTGGTTATACGGCTTGGGACCCAACTTCTCCTGCTTTTATTTATGAAACAACACTTTGTATTCCAACAATTTTTGTTGCTTATACTGGGGAAGCTTTAGATAATAAAACGCCTTTGTTAAGGGCATTACAAGCTATAGATACACATGCTACTGCTGTTTGTAAATATTTTGATAAGAATGCAAATAAAGTAAGTGCAACACTTGGTTGGGAACAAGAATTCTTTTTAATTGACGAAGCTTTAGTGCTTGCAAGACATGATATACAATTTACAGGTAGAACTTTATTAGGGCATTCGCCGGCTAAAGGACAACAACTTGATGATCATTACTTTGGAACCATTCCTGCAAGGGCTATGAGTTTTATGCAAGATTTAGAGCAAGAGTGTATGTTGTTGGGGATTCCTGTAAAAACAAGGCATAATGAGGTTGCTCCAAATCAGTTTGAGATTGCACCAATTTATGAAGAAGCTAATTTAGCGGTAGATCATAATTCATTAATAATGGATGTGATGCAAAAAATATCTAGAAGACATCATTTTAAAGTCTTGCTGCATGAAAAACCATTTGCAGGTATTAACGGGTCTGGGAAGCACAACAATTGGTCTTTGTCTACCGGTAACGGAACTAATTTGCTAAGTCCGGGTAAAACCCCAATGAAGAACTTGCAATTTCTTACCTTTTTTATCAATACTATTAAAGCGGTGTATAAATACGAAGAGTTGTTAAGAGCTTCTATTGCGTCTGCAAGTAATGAATATCGATTAGGCGCTAATGAAGCACCACCTGCAATTATTTCTGTGTTTATTGGAAGTCAACTATCAGCAGTTTTGGATGAATTAGAAAATGTAACTAAAGGAAAGCTTTCACCGCAAGAAAAAACGGATTTAAAGTTAAATATTATAGGTAAAATTCCTGAAATTTTATTGGATAATACAGATAGGAATAGAACTTCTCCGTTTGCATTCACAGGAAATAAATTTGAGTTTAGAGCTGTTGGTTCTTTAGCAAATTGTGCAATACCAATGACTGTTTTAAATACTATTGTTGCAAAGCAATTAAAAGAATTTAAGATTGAAGTAGATGCTTTAATAGAGGAAAAGGATCTTAAAAAAGATGAAGCTGTTTTTAATATACTAAGAGAATATATAAAAGACTCTAAGGCAATTCGTTTTGATGGAGATAGTTATGGAGAAGCTTGGGAAAAGGAAGCTAAAAAAAGAGGCTTAACTAATTATAAAACAACTCCAGAAGCTTTAAAGGCAAAAGTTTCTGAGAAAACAATTTCTTTGTTTGAAGAAATGGAAGTAATGAGTAAAGTAGAATTAGAAGCTCGTTATGAGATTGATTTAGAATCGTACGCTAAAAAGGTGCAAATAGAAGGACGTGTTTTGGCAGATATTGCAAGAAATCAAGTAGTGCCTACTGCAATAATTTATCAGAATACTTTATTGGAGAATACTAAGAACTTAAAAGAAATTTTTGGTGATGAATATAAAAATATAGCCAAAGAGCAAATTGAGCTAGTTATGTTAATTTCTAAACATATTACTAAAATTAATGCTTTGGTAGTAAAAATGGAAGCAGAAAAAGTGAAAGCTAATAAACATTTTGGTTTTAAATTAGCAGAACAATACAGTAACAAAATAAAACCTTTTTTTGTAGATATAAGATATCATTGTGACCAGTTAGAAACCTTGGTAGATGATAATTTATGGCCATTAGCTAAGTATAGGGAGTTGTTATTTATTAATTAA
- a CDS encoding CsgE family curli-type amyloid fiber assembly protein, giving the protein MYFSKIVFFILCLSCSIGFSQSENDVYGKINVDKKDNFITLKAEVNNDGLLHIDKLFYNLIALKKGKGGNYSNNRQSGEFSIQPNENMEVSTIKVNLNGDEELKVYLFIKKNEKLISKDSLWILPKNIQQEVAEKTDEKDFFLKGIVVDEAITKLGKDYHDLFYQSYLLSGIKYPFIIKIKEKPGMGRTSIILVEVEEIKIHEFFSRPDEEFLKSNVGVALERLYFYAKQREELRKKSKM; this is encoded by the coding sequence ATGTATTTTTCTAAAATTGTTTTTTTTATTTTATGTTTAAGTTGTAGCATTGGTTTTAGTCAATCTGAAAATGATGTTTACGGCAAGATTAATGTTGATAAAAAAGATAATTTTATTACTTTAAAAGCAGAGGTAAATAATGATGGTTTGTTGCATATAGATAAGTTGTTTTATAATTTAATTGCCTTAAAAAAAGGAAAGGGAGGTAATTACTCTAACAATAGACAGTCAGGTGAGTTTTCGATACAACCGAATGAAAACATGGAGGTTTCCACCATAAAAGTTAACTTAAATGGAGACGAAGAATTAAAAGTTTATTTATTTATTAAAAAAAATGAAAAATTAATATCTAAAGATTCACTTTGGATATTACCTAAAAATATACAGCAGGAAGTTGCTGAGAAAACAGACGAGAAAGATTTTTTTCTTAAAGGTATAGTCGTAGATGAGGCTATAACTAAATTAGGTAAAGATTACCATGACCTTTTTTATCAATCGTATTTATTATCTGGTATAAAGTATCCTTTTATTATAAAAATAAAAGAAAAACCAGGTATGGGTAGAACGAGTATTATTCTCGTAGAGGTAGAAGAAATTAAAATACATGAGTTTTTTTCTAGACCAGATGAAGAGTTTTTAAAATCGAATGTAGGAGTTGCATTAGAGCGATTGTACTTTTATGCAAAACAAAGAGAAGAATTAAGAAAGAAAAGTAAAATGTAA
- a CDS encoding curli assembly protein CsgF: MKEKVLLFVLFVCFSSFSFSQQLVYKSINPFFGGGDSFAYQQLLASANAQNDFQEENTNPFTQSSEIDNFTDNLNRQLLNSLSQGLFQEQIGSQGLSEGTYVYGSLVVEISPGVGGLSVSILNTSTGEQTQITIPNN, translated from the coding sequence ATGAAAGAAAAAGTACTATTATTCGTGTTATTTGTTTGTTTTTCTAGTTTTTCATTTTCACAGCAATTGGTTTATAAGTCGATAAACCCGTTTTTTGGAGGGGGAGATTCATTTGCATACCAGCAGTTGTTAGCTTCAGCGAATGCCCAAAATGATTTTCAAGAGGAAAATACAAATCCATTTACGCAATCTTCAGAGATAGATAATTTTACAGATAACTTAAATAGGCAATTACTAAACTCACTCTCACAGGGCTTATTTCAGGAACAAATTGGCAGTCAAGGATTGTCAGAAGGAACTTATGTTTATGGTTCTTTAGTTGTAGAGATTAGTCCAGGTGTTGGCGGTTTAAGCGTAAGTATTTTAAATACATCAACAGGAGAACAAACTCAAATAACTATTCCAAACAATTAA
- a CDS encoding CsgG/HfaB family protein, which yields MFFSSCGTYFNQPLDQSRARIGENSSPEMSIKSFSPKEKTVVGVYKFRDHTGQYKPVENGSTFSTAVTQGGTSILLKSLEESNWFKPIERENIGNLLNERQIIRNTRQEYAGDNKPIKMPPLLFANYIVEGGVVSYDSNIITGGTGLRYFGVGASGEYRQDRITVYLRVVSTSTGQILKNVYVSKTILSQGLSANLFKYVSLRRLLEAETGITKNEPAQLAVKEAIDKAVELLITEGIIDGIWEPSGGQEVVDFVKKNYKKEQEEAELTELFNRKQEYRRGKISVGAVSGVSKIVGDYSDAEFGLGTDMLLKFMLNKSRFAFSLGLGSSTLSNKNIFEKRIYDSNVNFEYYLLPNDRMTPYAYVGVGSISTKNLSDNYFKYQYGIGLEYLITDKLGFILRGEQNIISTDNLDGLVRGDKNDKIWNVRAGINFYF from the coding sequence ATGTTTTTTTCGAGTTGTGGAACTTATTTTAACCAACCTTTAGATCAATCAAGAGCTAGAATTGGAGAAAATTCATCTCCAGAAATGTCTATAAAAAGTTTTTCTCCAAAAGAAAAAACGGTAGTGGGTGTTTATAAGTTTAGGGATCATACTGGTCAATATAAACCAGTAGAAAATGGTTCTACTTTTAGTACAGCTGTTACACAAGGAGGTACTTCTATACTATTAAAATCATTAGAAGAATCTAATTGGTTTAAGCCAATTGAAAGAGAGAATATAGGAAATTTATTAAATGAAAGACAGATAATTAGAAATACTCGTCAAGAATATGCAGGAGATAATAAACCTATTAAAATGCCACCATTATTATTTGCAAATTACATTGTAGAAGGTGGTGTTGTGTCTTACGATTCTAATATTATTACGGGGGGTACTGGTTTGCGTTACTTTGGAGTTGGTGCTTCTGGAGAATATAGACAAGACAGAATAACGGTATATTTAAGAGTTGTTTCTACATCCACGGGTCAAATTCTTAAAAATGTGTATGTGTCTAAAACTATTTTGTCACAAGGTCTTTCTGCTAATTTGTTTAAGTATGTATCTTTAAGAAGGTTATTAGAGGCAGAAACAGGTATTACAAAAAATGAGCCAGCTCAATTAGCTGTTAAAGAAGCTATTGATAAAGCTGTAGAATTATTAATTACAGAAGGTATTATAGATGGTATATGGGAGCCTAGTGGTGGACAGGAAGTTGTAGATTTTGTAAAAAAGAACTATAAGAAAGAACAAGAAGAGGCGGAGTTAACAGAATTATTTAATAGAAAGCAAGAATATAGAAGGGGTAAGATTAGTGTTGGGGCTGTGAGTGGAGTATCTAAAATTGTTGGTGATTATTCTGATGCAGAGTTTGGTCTTGGGACAGATATGCTACTTAAATTCATGCTAAATAAATCTAGATTTGCATTTTCTTTAGGATTAGGTTCTAGCACGCTTTCTAATAAAAACATATTTGAAAAAAGGATTTATGATTCTAATGTGAATTTTGAATACTATCTATTGCCTAATGACAGGATGACTCCTTATGCTTATGTTGGTGTTGGTTCTATTTCTACTAAAAACTTAAGTGATAACTATTTTAAGTATCAATATGGTATTGGTTTAGAGTATCTTATTACTGATAAATTGGGGTTTATCTTAAGAGGTGAGCAAAATATTATATCAACAGACAATTTAGATGGTTTGGTTAGGGGAGATAAAAATGATAAGATTTGGAATGTTAGAGCAGGAATTAATTTCTATTTTTAA
- a CDS encoding carboxypeptidase regulatory-like domain-containing protein, which yields MKTLQKILILITICLFFSCGEEVTIDSVEFGVITGKVVGKSDFEPIENAKVTLSPTNNTTFTDANGAFSYEEVPVNEYSIEASKEGFLNSFEPVSVEIGATINVVFEMQVETAFNVPPTTPVLLMPMDGALDIDSSVELVWSSSSVDDDELTYRLEIKNDFDNNIIQVQNLSDTTYVVPDLKFGGKYFWQVAVTDNINSEVLSTSNSFTVKGDPENRYTYVRVEGGNNVIYSSSLDEGLDEINTVKLTESSTNSWRPRKNNTVNLIAFLRLYNNEAHIFTMKPNGADVKRVTSDIPVNTFDLNEVDFSWSTTGDQLIYPSFDKLYMINKDGSGLQMIYKTANGHLITECDWSNDGTKIVLRTNNSDGYDGAIYTIDMSGNVLNTVVSANVGALGGLNLSVDGNLLIYTKDVSDFQSSNYRRLNNKVFKYNFSTMTETEMILSKASGTNDLDPRFSPNEAEIIYVNTSNDGISEKKIFTSPIDGDNSREEIFTGAIMPDWE from the coding sequence ATGAAAACCTTACAAAAAATATTAATACTCATAACTATATGCTTGTTTTTTAGTTGCGGAGAAGAAGTTACTATTGATAGTGTAGAATTTGGGGTAATCACAGGAAAGGTTGTGGGAAAAAGTGATTTTGAGCCTATTGAGAATGCTAAAGTAACTTTGTCTCCAACAAATAATACTACATTTACAGATGCGAATGGAGCGTTTTCTTATGAAGAGGTTCCGGTAAATGAATACTCTATAGAGGCTTCTAAAGAAGGTTTTCTAAATAGTTTTGAGCCAGTTTCTGTAGAAATAGGGGCAACAATAAATGTTGTTTTTGAAATGCAGGTGGAAACAGCATTTAATGTTCCGCCAACAACGCCTGTATTGTTAATGCCAATGGATGGTGCTTTAGACATTGATAGTTCAGTAGAGTTGGTTTGGTCTTCTTCTAGTGTAGATGATGATGAGTTAACGTATAGATTAGAGATTAAAAATGATTTTGATAATAATATAATTCAAGTTCAAAATCTTAGTGATACAACTTATGTGGTTCCTGATTTAAAATTTGGTGGTAAGTATTTTTGGCAAGTAGCAGTAACAGATAATATAAATTCTGAAGTGCTAAGTACTTCAAATTCATTTACAGTAAAGGGTGATCCAGAGAATAGGTATACTTACGTTAGGGTTGAAGGAGGTAATAATGTAATTTATTCATCTAGTTTAGATGAGGGGCTTGATGAAATTAATACTGTTAAATTAACAGAATCTAGCACAAATTCTTGGAGACCTAGAAAAAATAACACTGTAAATTTAATTGCTTTTTTAAGATTGTATAATAATGAGGCCCATATTTTTACCATGAAACCAAATGGGGCGGATGTAAAAAGAGTAACTTCTGATATCCCTGTTAATACTTTTGATTTGAATGAAGTGGACTTCTCTTGGTCTACAACGGGTGATCAACTTATTTATCCAAGTTTTGATAAGTTATATATGATTAATAAAGATGGTAGTGGTCTTCAAATGATATATAAAACAGCAAATGGACACTTAATTACCGAATGTGATTGGAGTAATGACGGTACTAAAATAGTGTTGAGAACAAATAATTCTGATGGTTATGATGGTGCTATTTATACTATTGATATGAGTGGAAATGTATTAAATACAGTTGTTTCTGCAAATGTTGGTGCTTTAGGCGGTTTAAATTTGTCTGTAGATGGTAACTTATTAATTTACACTAAAGATGTAAGTGATTTTCAATCATCAAATTATAGAAGATTGAATAATAAAGTTTTTAAATATAATTTTTCAACAATGACAGAAACAGAAATGATTCTTTCAAAAGCATCAGGAACGAATGATTTAGATCCAAGATTCTCACCTAATGAGGCCGAAATAATTTATGTAAATACATCTAACGATGGTATTTCAGAAAAGAAAATATTTACCTCCCCAATTGATGGAGATAATAGTAGAGAGGAAATTTTTACAGGAGCAATTATGCCAGATTGGGAGTAA